The Nicotiana tomentosiformis chromosome 2, ASM39032v3, whole genome shotgun sequence genome includes the window TTTTCCAATGTATCTATCTGGAAAAAACTTATCTCTCATCTTGTATTTACGCCAAACTGCATTAGTTTACCATGATTAGTGGAAAAATAAAGTGAGAATATGAATTTCATGTCATGTATTTATTCGCTTGGTATGAATTTCAGGTGCTGGTAAGTTTTTCCCTAGCTAGTCGTATCTATGGTGTTTGTTCACCAGATGCTTTCAGTGCAATTGGTGTTTAGAATTTCTGCAGGTGAATTTACATTAAATTTGGATTTGGGTTATTGACATTCAAATTAGCTCTATTAACTAATGGAAGTAACATCAAAGTTGTTCGGTAAATGAGCTGACCGGAGGTAGCAGGTACCTGGTGGATTTTAGTTGAGGTGTTGCAAGCTGTGGTCTGTGCTCAgggaaaaaagagaaaaactaaTGGATTAACAGTAATTTACAGAGTTGTGAGGAGAGATCCTAATAATTAAATCTAAAAAGTTTCCAGTGATCCTTGTGTCACACATAGCCATCATTTCTCTCTCAATTCTTCAACGTTAAAGATTGTTTTAAGTTCTGAAATATGATAATAGAATAAAGTAATCAAAGTTCAGAAGCATCCGTCCACCTTTAGAAACTAGAAAATGCAGATATCCAATCCTTccctctttgtttttttttttgttatcatTTTTGTTGAAATATGAAGGCACATATGAGgggaaaaatataaaagaaaacaaAGATTTCTCAATTGCAATGTATAAGAAGCAACATTACAAGGCTTAAAGTATGCAGAGAAAATAAAAAACTACAATCTAAACTGCACTTTATTCACAAATGAATTTAGTCTCTTGTTTCTAAACCTTAAAATTGGCAGAATCATTGTCGGGAAGGGAAATGTTAGCTCTGCTATTATGCCAAAATCAAGAACACGGGTTCACTAACATAATACACTTCTCCGACCTTTTCTTCCTACGATAAAGCAAAGAAGGTTCTTAACAGCGTCAACAGCAATAAAGGATGCATAAATTAAAAGGAAAACGCAGAATTTTGGGAAGATGTTGTTTGAGCTTAACACGAAATGCTATTTGCTCGATGTAAAACTGCTAAACTGAACCGGTCTCATTCCTCCCTCTCAATGCTTCATAGGTAGCAAACACTGAAACAGTCATCTTACTTGCTTTCTTTCTTCATCCCTTCGTCAACCCACTTATCAAACTCAGACAACAAACTATAATCAACATTATCAACAATTTTGCTCTCTAAAGGGTGCTCTCCTTTTAAAATGGACTTCTCGGAAGAACCCTCAACACCAGTGTCGCCTTGGTTCACATATGGTGACTCAAAAATTGGTGTCGGATGACTTTGTTCCGGTGTAATGTGGTCTGAAACCTCACATGTATCTGGAAGAATCGGAGACGCAGATAAGTCCATCCTTTCACCCTCCTCCACAGGATCTCTAACTGTCTCCCGGCCCTCAGCATCGCCCAAAGCTACTTCATTCCCTTTCTCACTATTGTCCTTGTCGCCCATAGAGTCCTTGCCATGCTCTTGACCTTCACAACCATTATCTTCACTATTACTAAAGTCACTAGAATCGCTTTCGCCATGTCTGTCATGGTGGCCATTTTCTCCATCAAGCTgctcaaaaatgaaaaacatCATTATTTTCAGGTATATACTGAAATAGCACACACAAATTCAAAGGAACCCCTACTTTGTGCATCACCTCGGAAGCAATCTTTTCTCTTTGTTTCTTCGACAGAGACTTGATGGCTTTAAAAGCATCTGCAAAGGATGCTACCATGCAGTCCTTGAGCGATGCAACCTCCTTGTTGAGCTAGTGAAAGGGGAAAAAAACAAAGTTAAAAAACTGTTGTGTATAAAAATTCAAATGTTAAACTAAAATAGCTCAAGTGGTCGCACCATCTGaatctcactcttcaactccgaCTGTCCATCACTCAGTCTTTTTAACTCGATGCTCCAGTCATCATTGTTCAAGGGATGATCAGGTTTGGTTTTAGGCTGCTTCCTACTTGTTTGAGGCGGCGAACCGCTAAAGTCATCATCACTAAGATGAACTTCAGCGCCATCTCCAGATGCCACCTCATTATCCCTTTCATTTTCAAATGATTCAGGCAAATTCAGTGTTGTTTGCTCAAATTCTGTTGGAGAAATATTCCTCAGCATAAACTACATAAAAAAACATTAGCATGAAAAGAGATTAAACGTACGTCGATTCATAACTAATAATGTGTAATAAACAATAATTACACCACAGATATACCATTCTGAGATGGTATAGTAATGGTTTTACATGTATAGCAAAATGTTACAATATAATATACTAGAATAATACCATTAATATACACTTTTAAAGTGCAAAATATATCCTACATTAGTGTGTGTGTTAATGGAATATCAAGTGTATATGTTAACACAGTATTAAAAAAATGACTGCTTCCCAATTACCTGATCCCGCCTCTGCATGAAAATCCCATTCGACAACTTCTTGAGGTTTGGCTGCTTTGTAACTTTCCAACTAAGTATGCGGGGCACTTTGTCATCAACCCGGAAAGCAATCTTCTTATTAACATAAGGGCAGCACTCGTAAAACCAACATTGGAATGCCAATGGTAATCCACGAAGCCTGTACATCGAGGGCTTCCCAAGCAACCTACCCTTAATAGACTTCAGTGTGGCTTTAAAGACAACTTTTCCCCAAGGGTACGTTTGATATGCACCGCTCTCAACGAGCCCAAAGTCATCCCTCGTGATATAATTACGATTCAGAGTGGAGAGCAAGAATGTGTGTATGAAATATAGGACAGCAATGTTGACTGCATCCTCATCGGATTTCCATCTCTTATTAAGGAAGCAGTCAATTAAGGATTGCTTAGGTACCCTGGTAAGTTCAGAAAAGTACGTATCAAACAACCGATTCGTTCCGTCGAAATCAAGGCACATATCAGCATCACCCGTACACTTTAACCCGGTGATAATCCCAAACTCAACAAGCCCAAAACGCAGCCTGACATCATTCACTGAAATCCACAACTCATCCTCTCTCTCGTGAACCACCTCCCTCAGCAATAGCGAGTGTATCAATTGAGGCTGAACCAATACATCGGGCAAATCAAGAAAATGCCCGAAGCATGTTTCTCTGAACATCTGAATCT containing:
- the LOC104095292 gene encoding uncharacterized protein isoform X2, whose amino-acid sequence is MEIISERRRTRSQAAAILVELKSINFQSEKRPKVHEKDGVKNFGKRKRRKGSNVRRKKKGKYVQVDSDDDEDYVFDKSPKRRKLDYGHKGKSSSSDLKIWDFYVQPRKHFTARIGTHTNVDVVKLLNAKLDDRQIQMFRETCFGHFLDLPDVLVQPQLIHSLLLREVVHEREDELWISVNDVRLRFGLVEFGIITGLKCTGDADMCLDFDGTNRLFDTYFSELTRVPKQSLIDCFLNKRWKSDEDAVNIAVLYFIHTFLLSTLNRNYITRDDFGLVESGAYQTYPWGKVVFKATLKSIKGRLLGKPSMYRLRGLPLAFQCWFYECCPYVNKKIAFRVDDKVPRILSWKVTKQPNLKKLSNGIFMQRRDQFMLRNISPTEFEQTTLNLPESFENERDNEVASGDGAEVHLSDDDFSGSPPQTSRKQPKTKPDHPLNNDDWSIELKRLSDGQSELKSEIQMLNKEVASLKDCMVASFADAFKAIKSLSKKQREKIASELDGENGHHDRHGESDSSDFSNSEDNGCEGQEHGKDSMGDKDNSEKGNEVALGDAEGRETVRDPVEEGERMDLSASPILPDTCEVSDHITPEQSHPTPIFESPYVNQGDTGVEGSSEKSILKGEHPLESKIVDNVDYSLLSEFDKWVDEGMKKESK
- the LOC104095292 gene encoding uncharacterized protein isoform X1, translated to MEIISERRRTRSQAAAILVELKSINFQSEKRPKVHEKDGVKNFGKRKRRKGSNVRRKKKGKYVQVDSDDDEDYVFDKSPKRRKLDYGHKGKSSSSDLKIWDFYVQPRKHFTARIGTHTNVDVVKLLNAKLDDRQIQMFRETCFGHFLDLPDVLVQPQLIHSLLLREVVHEREDELWISVNDVRLRFGLVEFGIITGLKCTGDADMCLDFDGTNRLFDTYFSELTRVPKQSLIDCFLNKRWKSDEDAVNIAVLYFIHTFLLSTLNRNYITRDDFGLVESGAYQTYPWGKVVFKATLKSIKGRLLGKPSMYRLRGLPLAFQCWFYECCPYVNKKIAFRVDDKVPRILSWKVTKQPNLKKLSNGIFMQRRDQFMLRNISPTEFEQTTLNLPESFENERDNEVASGDGAEVHLSDDDFSGSPPQTSRKQPKTKPDHPLNNDDWSIELKRLSDGQSELKSEIQMLNKEVASLKDCMVASFADAFKAIKSLSKKQREKIASEVMHKLDGENGHHDRHGESDSSDFSNSEDNGCEGQEHGKDSMGDKDNSEKGNEVALGDAEGRETVRDPVEEGERMDLSASPILPDTCEVSDHITPEQSHPTPIFESPYVNQGDTGVEGSSEKSILKGEHPLESKIVDNVDYSLLSEFDKWVDEGMKKESK